The Desulfovibrio sp. G11 region GCGCCAAGGTATGTGACAAAGGCCATACTGCTGCCAAGGGCCACTATGCGCTTGATGTTTTCCGGTTCCGGCACTTCCACAATGCGGCCCATGGCATCGGTAACGGAGCGCGCCCCGGCATGGGGCGCTCCCGTCAGCAGCGTCAGAGCCAGCATGAGCAGACTCAGCGCTTTTGCCATATGATCATCTCGATGACATAGTCTGTGCGTTCCACATACTGACCGTTTTCGTCTTTGAATGCCTCCACGTGAGCTTCTACAAGGTGCGGGTCCGGCTCCGCGCCGTAGTCGCGCAGGGTGGTGACGCAGGAGTCCACCAGTTCTTCCCGGCTTTTTGCCACTACCCACTGGCCTTTGACCGGGATAGCCGTATACGGTACGCCCTTGTCGTCAAGCCATGCACGCATCTCCTGGGCATTGTTGAAAATTTTTGGAGTAATACCGTAGTGTTCGTGCAAGCCCTGCATGACATCGGAAAGCATGCGGTCTGAAAAGCCCATAAAAACCACCTGGCCGGTGGCATACTGCATAAGCTTTTCTCTGCTTTCATCGCTTTCGATGGCCGGCGTCATTGAGGCAAAAACAATGTCAAAGTAGTCGTCTGAGGAAAAATCATCCCAGCCGGAGCATACGGTGGTAATGTTGGTGATGCCCATTGCGGCGGCGTCTTCGCGCAGCAGGCGCAGCATTTCATCGGCCACGTCCACAGCAGTGACAGATCCGGCCATGCGCGCCAGGCGCAGGGTGTACATGCCACTACCGCAGCCCACGTCCAGTATGCGCTTACCGTTGAAGTCCACACCATTTTCCGCGGCATGGCGCAGCATGCCCGCTTCGTAATTGTCGTCGCCTTCTTCAAAGCGCGGAAAGGTGCGTGACCGGGCGTTCCAGTATTCACGCTGCTTCTGCTGTTTTTCGTCTACAGTTCCCATTTGATGCTGACTCCCGCGTTGAATCCCAGTGCCGGGTACCCCCAGGCTTCTTCATACTGGGTGTTGGTGATGTTGTCCGCATAGGCTTCAAGGGTCAGATGTTCGTCCACCTTGTAGCTGAGGCTTGCTCCCAGGGTGGCGTAGTCGTGCAGGGTGCCCTTACGCAGTTGGGCCGTGTTGACGTAATAACTGCGCTCGCCCACATAGGTCAGCACAGTGTCAAGAGTGAACTGCTCATTGATTTTCCAGGTGGTTCCCAGGGTTCCTTTCCAGTCGGGAATATACTCCAGCTTTTCCATCACTCCCCCGGGGTCGGCGGGGTCATTGGACTTTTTGCTGTCCTGTCTGGTCACGGCGGCCTTTACCGTAACATTGTCCAGCACGTCATAGCTGCCGCTCAGCGTAGCGCCGTATATTTCGGCGTCAATATTATAGGCGGCCCATGCCTGATAGCTTTGCGGCCTGTTTACGTAGACGGGCTTGTGGACGATATAATCCTGAATATTGTAGTAAAAGCCGGAAAGCTTGAGAAAACCCTTGCCGCCGAAGCTGTATTTGTAGGCGGCGTCAATGCCGCGGGCCGTTTCTGGTTTTATGTCCTTGCCCACAAGATAGGGTACATTGACGGTATTGTCCCGTGATGATGACTGCGAATTCCAGTACAGTTCGGGAATGGTGGGGGTTCTGTAGTTCTGGTACAGGGCCAGGGAAGCGGACTGGTTTTCGGTAAACTCGTAGGTGATCATGGCCTTGGGGGAAAGCTGCGAGCCGAAATAGTTTCTGTCCTGGCCGTCGGGGCTGTAGCTGAAGCTGTCGTAGCGCAGGCCGATATCCAGATGCAGGCTGTCGGTAAGGGAAAACTTGTCGGCCAGAAACGCCCCCACTACCGTGGCCGGCGCGCCCGCTTCGGAGGATTCCATTTTTCCCGTCCACTTGTTTGGTCCGGCCTTGTTGTAGTTTTTATCCACATATTCCACTGTAATGGGACCGGGGGTCAGTCTTTTGTACTCCACGCCGGTCATAAGCTCGTGGCCGTGAATGGTGGCTCCTGTCTTGAACTTGAAGCCGTGAGTATTGTCTACAATGACATTGCGGTCCAAGACGAGATCGCCGTTTTTTGTTTTGGACGGATCGAAGCCGTCCGGGCCTTTTTTAATCTGCATGCGGGCGTCAATATCCGCATAGTTTTTTTCACGGCGGTTTTCGCTGTTCTTGAAGCCGGAAAGCTCAAAGTAGGCTGTCTCCAGAAATTCCTGCCGGTAGGTGAAGTCCATCAGATGGCGGTATTTGGTCCAGTGCGCGCCGTCGCCAATAACGGTCATCGAGGGCGTGGGGGATCCCCCGGCAAAGCTTTCGCCGCTGGCTGTGGGATAGTTGGAGTCTATGGGAGAATCAAAGCCGGGCAGGTCCGGATTGGAGTCGCTGGTGGGGTTGCCGTCGTTTCTGTTGGTGCGGATAAGCCCGCGCCGGGTCTGGCTGTAATTGTAGCCCAGGGTAAGCTCGGCCCGCCAGGGCAGGTCTACGTACAGTTTGGGATTGAAGTGAAAGGAATCATAGTCGTTGTTGCGAAAAAAAGGGTCGGCGTGCTGATGGCTCAACCCCACACTCAGGCCGATGGCGTTGAATTTCTGGGCATAGCTGCCGCGCACGTTATGAAAGTCATAAAAATCCTTCCAGCCGCCCATGGTGGCGTAAACGCTGAAGTAGGGCTGCTCTGTGGGGCGGCGGGTATAGGCATTGATGACGCCGCCCAGGGCGTTGTTGCCGTATTCAACCGAACTGCCGCCTTTGATCACTTCGATCCGCTCGATATTGTCCAGTGGAATGGTGCCGAAGTCGATATAGTTGCCGCCGGACATGCCGGTAGAACTGATGTTGCGGCCGTCAAGGTTGAGCATGATCCTTTTGGATTCCATGCCGCGTATGGAAATGATGTCGCTGCTGTCTCCCATGGCGGCCTTGCGCTTGAAAGAAATTTCAGGGTCGCGCACCAGGTAGTCGGCCACGTTGTTGCTGCGGTTTTTTTCCACCACGATGGCGGTGGTTCTGTCCAGCCTGTCTTCTTCCATACGCCTGGTGACTTTTACCGGGTCCAGAACAAAGACGTCCTGCATGAGATTGTCGGAACCGGCTGCGTGGCCTGCCTGGGGAAAGGCCGTCACAGCCAGCAGGCACAGGCAAAGGATGAGTTTCATACATACCCTCTGGCAGCGCCCGTGCTGAAGGTTGGTGTCAGGCCGGCGCATGTGATGTTTTTAAAAAAAGTGCTATCAATTGCTGGAAAAAAAGGCTGCTCCGGGCAGCCGTCAGCACATTCCCGGCCTACCAGCGCCGGGCGTAATGCCGCAGACAGTCCAGACAGACTTTTTTGCCGTCCTCAAAACGCAGCATGGGTTCGGCCACCCCTTCGCCGCATGTCTCGCAAGGTACGGAAGTGAAAATACGCGGTCTTTCAGGGGCTTCATATGCCGGGGCAGATGCGCTGAACATTGTTTCAAGCGGCATATCCATAAGGGTTTGCTGCCATTCTTCTCTGCCGGTCTGCCCGTTTTTGCTCGCACGCAGACACAGGCGCAGGGCCGTGCCGCTTTCGCGGTCGAAAAAAGAATACGCGTGCTTGCCGCGCGGGCGGGCAACCAGATTGCCTTTGCCGGCGGAACAGCCGAGCAGGCATTGAATGGCGTCTACGCCGCAGGCATCGTTTTCTGTGATGCAAACGAGCTTGCCGTAGCCGGCCTGCCCAAGCACAGGGTGGCCCATTACAGCCTCCACCGCGCGCAGGCCGATGACAAGTCCGGGACAAAGGTGGCCGTGAAAGGCGACGGCTCTGTTAAGCCTGTCTGAAGCTGACTGGTCCATAATGTCTCCTGCATGGCGGTGTAAATAGCCTTTCCGTCTGGCCGGAATATGACCGAGAGTATTCACTGGCCGCAGTTTTGCCGTTGCGTGGAAAGGCTGTGACAATGTTGATCCGCCCAGTAGTATTATTTGTAAAATCGTAACACTAACGCAAAAAGCAGGCAAGGAAATACTTATAAGAAGTGCGTCTTTCGCTTTTTTCCCTGACCCTGCCAGCCGTGATTTCCGGTCGCCAACAGCAGGGCGAAGCACAGAAAAACTGAAACCGGACTGCCTGCATACAGGCAATTCCGGCTTCAGCTTTTGCAGCAGTCTGCAATGTTTTACAGGCTTGGACCCGTTACAGGCGGCGCGAAGCGCGACCTGGCGGCGGAAATTACAGTTTTATGAGTTCGTAGGCCCGGCTGCCCAGCCCGATTTCTTCGCCATACTGCAGTTGAACGCCCCCGCGTGTATGGGGCCAGCGCGCGGTGAACTTGTCCTGTTCCCCGTTTTTTTCCTGCGCGCTGCCGCACAGGCTGGGGGCGCTGCTGACCAGGTCAAGACACGCCTGGTCCAGGGCTACGGGATCTGTGGAAGCCAGAATGCCCACATCGGGCACCAGCGGCATGTCGCTCCAGGCCACGCAGTCGCAGTCCGGCGTTACGTTGAGCACAAAATTGATATAGCAGACGCGCCTGCTTCTGCCCTTGACCGTACCATAGGCATACTCGGTCATGCGCTCCATAAACGGTTCCATTTCCGTCGCCCAGTCAATAACAATGGCCTTGGCCGGGCAGACTGTCATGCATTCGAAGCAGCCGATACATCGCGCCGTTTCCACATGGCTTTTATGGTCGCGCATGCTCAGGGCCTGCTGCGGGCATGAATGCACGCATTTGGCGCAGCCGATGCAGTCGTCTTTGTTGATGCTCACATGGGTGGCGTGCTGCTCCCGCTTACCCCGTACAGATGCACCTCCCATTGCCAGATTTTTGACGGCTCCGCCAAAGCCAGCCATCTGATGCCCCTTGAAATGGCTGAGTACCACCATAGCCGGCGCGTTGCGTATTTCAGTGGCGATATGAACTTCCTTGAAGTGTTTGCAGTTGATGCGCACCGGCGCGTCGTTGCCGCCGAACAGGCCATCGGCAATAATAACGGGAGCGCCCACCACCGAAGGAGCAAAGCCGTTGAGATAGGCGGTCTGCAGGTGGTCGACCGCATTATGTCTGCTGCCGGAGTACAGGGTAGTGGTGTCCGTCAGAAAGGGTTTGCCCCCGGCGGCGGTGATCTTGTCCACCACCTGCCGCACCAGGGTGGGGTTCAGGTGCGTGTCGTTGCCGTATTCTCCAAAATGCAGCTTGACGGCAGTCAGTTCATTTTTTTTGATAATTTTTTTCAGGTTAAGGGCATCGCACAGGCGGGCGACCTTGACCATCTTGCTTTCTTCATGTGAGCGGGAATGTGTATCGGTAAAATATACTTTGGCAGGCATGCTGTCCTCCATAGCTGGCTTTTTATGCTGTAACCATAAGGTTTTTTATGCCGCAGCCAGGGGTTTTCGCAAGTAAAAATCTAGGCGGAATCATGAAAAAATGACCTGCGGCACGGCCGGGACGCTTGACAAGATACTCACGCAAGAATAATCTTAATAAGTTTTATGCTTCATGAAAACAGCGGGTTAGCTCATGCCCTGCAAGGAGGCTCCATGGCCGTTTATGTTGTAGATCATCCCCTTGTGCGCCACAAGATTGGTATTTTGCGTATGGAGTCCACCTCCACCAGCGAATTTCGCAGCGTCTCCAACGAAGTGGCCCGCCTGCTTATTTATGAGGCTACCAAGGGGTTTCGTACCGAAAAGCATACTGTGCAGGGTTGGGCCGGCCCTGTGGAAATTGAAGCTATTTCCGGCAAAAAAGTTACGGTCGTTCCCATTTTGCGCGCCGGTCTGGGGCTTATGGATGGCGTGCTGGACATGATCCCTGGTGCCAAGATCAGCGTTGTGGGACTGTATCGCAACGAGGAAACTCTGGAGCCTGTAGAGTATTACGTCAAGCTTGCCAGCGATATGGACCAGCGCCTTGCCATCATTCTTGATCCCATGCTGGCCACGGGGGGGTCGCTTATCGCCACCATCGAGCTTCTGAAGCGTCACGGCTGCCGCCAGATATGCAGCCTCAATCTTGTATGCGCGCCCGAGGGCATTGCCAAGGTGGAGGCGGCGCATCCTGATGTGGACATATATACCGCCGCCATTGATGATCACCTCAATGAGCAGGGATATATCATTCCCGGCCTTGGCGATGCCGGAGATCGCATTTTCGGTACCAAATAGCACCGCGCACACCTTTAGAACAATCGAGGCAGGGTATGAGCTTGAGCGGCTCGCGGCGGGAATTTGCGCCCACCGACTACAATCTGCGCTTCAGGGATTGCCTGATCGGCGCGCAGATGCTTTTTGTGGCCTTTGGCGCACTGGTGCTGGTGCCCATACTTACCGGCCTGGACAGCAACGTGGCCCTGTTTACCGCAGGGGTGGGGACTCTGCTTTTTCAGATATGTACCAGGGGCAAGGTGCCGATCTTTCTGGCATCGTCCTTTGCCTTTATCGCCCCCATCATTTACGGAGTACAGACCTGGGGTGTCGCCCAGACCCTGGGCGGGCTGGTTTGTTCCGGCTTTGTCTACTTTATTCTGAGCGGCCTTATCCGCTGGCGCGGCATTGATGTGGTGTTGCGTGTGCTGCCCCCGGTGGTGACCGGCCCTGTTATTATGGTCATCGGCCTTATTCTGGCTCCGGTGGCGGTGAACATGGCCCTTGGCAAAACCGGCGATGGCGCTGTGCAGCTGATTCCCGAAGAAATGGCCCTGTGGGTTTCGATGACTTCGCTTCTGGTTACGGTGCTGGTTTCGCTTCTGGGGCGGGGTTTTTTACGGCTCATGCCCATATTGTGCGGTATAACGGCGGGCTTTCTGGTTTCGTTGTATCTGGGGCTCGGCGACTGGACAAAGGTTGCGGCCACACCCTGGATGAGCCTGCCGCAGTTTACCTTTCCGGAATTTGCCTGGGAACCCATACTCTTTATCATGCCCATAACCCTTGCACCGGCCATTGAGCATTTTGGTGATGTGGTCGCCATAAGTTCCATCACCGGGCGCGATTATCTCAAAGACCCGGGCGTGCACACCACCATGTTTGGCGACGGCGTTGCCACCATGGCCGCAGGTTTTGTGGGTGGCCCGCCCTGTACCACCTATGCCGAGGTTATCGGCGCGGTGAGCCTGACCCGTGTGTTCAATCCGGCGATCATGACCTGGGCGGCCTTGTGCGCCATTTTGCTGTCTTTCGTGTCCAAGATCGGGGCTTTTTTGTCGTCCATCCCTGTTCCCGTCATGGGCGGCATAATGATCCTGCTTTTCGGGGCCATCATGGTGGTCGGGCTGAATACTCTGGTACGTGCCGGAAAAGACCTGATGGAGCCGAGAAATATGATTATCGTGGCTCTCATCATTATTTTCGGTGTGGGTGGAATGCAGTTCAGTATCGGCTCTTTCAAGCTCGGCGGCATAGGTCTTGCCGCAGTGACGGGCGTGGCGCTCAACCTCTTTTTACCGCGCAGTCGCAGTTGAGCCTGATATAAAAGCGCCTGTCGGTTGTGGCAACTGCCCAGGAAAATACAAAATAGCGGCAGGGCGCGGCGCAGGCAGATCCCTGATATGCGAATATTCTTCAACCCGCCGGGCGGTATGAGCCTGCCCGGCGGGTTGTATCTTTTCCGGCAAGCATGCTAGGCTTTATTGCAGGGCAAGCCCCGGCTGCCATGTGGCTTTTGTTCGGTGGCGACAAGAAAAAACCGCTTCGCGCAGTGTTGCGGTTTTGGGTCGATTGCCTTGCTCATGTCCGGCCAAAGCAATGTTAGTGTAAAGCTGCCCGATGTTCTATTTCGTGAATGTGCTGTTGAAAAATCAGCTCCTGTTTCAGGGCTGCCATCGAGTCGTAAAAGGAGGATTCCTATGGCTGATAAGAAAAATAATGATGACTATACTGTGTGCCCTGCCTGTTCCGGTACAGGCAAAAATCAGGATAATACCCCGTGCTTTGAATGTAACGGTACCGGTAAACGGCAGAGCGCCTGCACCGTACCCGTTGGCGCTGAAAACAATGGTGTATGCGACTAAAGCGCATGATTCAGGCATCTGTTGTTATTGCTGAAAGAACCCCGGCCAAGGCCGGGGTTCTTTCATGTATGCGCAGGTTACGTGAACGAAGTTGTTTTTATGCGCTGCCGGTTTGGGCTGGCGGCCTACAGGTTGCGCTCTTCAAGGCCGCCCCTGGCGGAGCCTTTTTGCGGCGGTTCCGTTACGGGTTGCAGGCCGGGTACGACGTCGTGCACTTCGGTGGGCGGCGCAAGCGGATTGGAGGCGGCTCTTTCGATGATCTTGCTGTCGCGCACAAAAACTGTGCAGGACAGGCCGAAGCATTCATTGATGGCGGCTACGGTTCCCTTGAGCATTTCCTGATCGTTCTGCGGCGGGGGAACAAGAAGGTAATAGGTGCGCGTGCGCCCGCCCATGCGCGGCTCAACTGTGCAGGCGACTATCCACTCGTCCTGTCCGTCGCCGTTCCAGTCGGCGATGGCCACCATGTTGACAGTAAGTGTTTGCGTGGCATGCCTGATGCGGAAGCCGTTATCCCAATGCGTCACGCGGCTGTCGGGCTGCATGGTGCCGGCAAAGGTCTTGCCCAGATATACATCGTGGCTTGTCTCACCGGCCATGAAGGAGGGAGAAAGCCGCCGGAAGAGCGTTTCACCGTAGCTTTTATAGCCCGCAAAAGACATGGGGGCCACGTAGGAACCTTTGTCATCCAGCAGGTTGCGGGCTTGAAGTTCTTTGGGCATGGCTCTGGCCATGCGGATGAATTGATCTTTCTCCACAACTACCACAGGTCGGGTGGAGCAGCCGAAAAGCAGAACGCCCAGGCAGAGCAGGGCGCAAAAACGCGTGATAAGCATGATGACAGTATTCTCCTGGCGGAGTTTTGACATGAGGCCGGGGTATGCGGCAATGCAGCCTTTGTATGCGCAGGTCAGCGCCTTGTAAAGTGGGTTGTCCTGTAGTTCCGCCCCACATGGTATGGTATCTGCATATTTTTTACAGGCTGGTCTGTTCATGTTTCAAGCCAAGGAAAAATCATGTCTGAAGCCCTGTATATTGAAATGCCCACGCGAAAAAGCGGGAAAAAATCCCTGTGGCTGCGTCTTCTGCCGCTATGGGCGCTTGTACTGCTTCTTTTGGGGGGGATCTGGCTGTGGTTGGCTCAGGGCCGCATCGTCAGCGCGCATGCCTTTCTCGATGCCATGATACATGTGGTCGCACCGGAATTTTCCGCGCCCGTGGAAGGTTTCTTTGTGCGTGAGGGTGACAGTGTGCGTCGTGGGCAGCCCCTGTTGCGGCTGAATGCCCGCGTCTATCATGACCGCCTTGCCGAGGCCGGCCGCGAAGGTGCAGCCTTGCGTGGCATGGCCGGGCAGGCTTCCGGGCCGCCAACTATGGAAGAAGCCGCTGCGCGCCTTAAAGTTGCGCAGGAGGCAGAGCAGGATATGGTGCGCCGTCTGGCCCTGGCGCGTAATGAAGAGGATGCCAGGCTGCGTCTGCAGCAGGACAGCGTGGCCCTGCATGTGCGCCTGCAGCTGGATTTGCGCTCACTTGACGCCCAGGGAGGCGAACAGACGGCGGGAAAAAGCAGGTATGCCGCAGCCGTAAAATCCGAAGCGCAGGCGCGCAGGCAGATGGAGCTGTCCCGGGTGGAGTACGAAGAAGCCAGCCGCATGCGCGCTGCCCTGGAACAGGAGTTGGGGCGCATACGGCAGGAAATGCTGCGTTACAAGCAGATGGCTTCACGTCAGCGCTATGCGCCGGTGCCTTCAGCCAGGCTTGAGGAGGCGCGGAAGGAGCAGGATGGCACTTCGGTAGATGCCAGCCTGTATGCGCCCGTTGACGGACGTGTGCTGCGCATTACAGGTGCTGCAGGGCAGATGGCGCGAAGCGGCGAAGCTCTTGTGCTGCTTTTGCCGGAGGGAGCAGCCGTGTCAGAGAATTACTGGCTGCTGGCGTATTTCGCGCAAGACAGGGCCGGGGCCATACTGCCGGGCCAACCTTGCCGGATTGAGCTGGAAGACGGTCAGGCCCTGCGCGGAACGGTGCAGGAAGTGCTTGCGCCACAGGTTCTGCCCGGTGGTAAACAGGAGAAACCGGACGGCACAAAGGTGGAAGGCAAGATCTCTGCGGCACTGTATACGCCGGTACGCATCAGCATCGAGCCGGGCGATAAAGCACTGCCACTGCCCGGCACACAGGCTAAAGGTGTAGTGTTTACACGTAATATATGGGGATTTTACGGATTTTAATGAGAATGCGCTGCACGGCTATGCGCCGGGCTGAATGTCATATAAACGCCGTAAGAACAGTAAATATTTAGATTCTAGCAGTATTGTGCTGCGTTTTTGCGCAGCAGGGACAGACAGCATGGCAACAGGCCGCGCGGGCTTGATAGCGTGCGCAGCCCGTACTGTTCTTTACTGCCATCAGACGCAGGGGCGGCAGACAATGTATTGCAGAAACAGCAACCTCGGCCTTTTGCAATGAATGCGCACATAAAGCACACGTTCATTGCAACAGGTCGAGGTTCATAGTTTTTTATACACAGGGTTGTTGAAAAAGGTTTTTTACCCCTGTGCGTCCATCTGCGCCAGATGCTGACGGGCAAAATCCAGGTTGGGGTCCAGCTCCAGAGCCGCCGTCAGATGGCGGCGGGCATCCTCATTCTTGCCCATAAACTTTTCGCACAGGCCCAGATTGGCGAGGTCCATGGCCGAACCCTTGTCTACGCGCAGGACTGCGGCAAAGGCCTCTGCCGCTGCCGCGTAATCGCCGGTTTTAAAGCGCGCCACGCCAAGCAGATTGCCGTATTCCTTCATGTCAGGGCACAGTTTCACAGCTTCGGCCAGGGCCGGTATGGATTCGGCCCAATGCCCCTGAAGGGTGTCGGTATATCCCAGGTAAAAGGCTGCCAGAGCCTGGGCATCGGTATCCGGCTGCAGGGGCAGGGCCTGGTCGAAAAAGGCGCGGGCGCTGTCCCAGTCTTCTGCCCGCAAGGCCAGCATGCCGTGAAAAAAGGGGAGAAAATGCGCACCGGGGTAGCATTGCTCAAGCACACGCAGGCCCTCGAGGGCGGTAGGGGCGTCAGCTTCTTCCACCAGCTTGCGGCCGACAAAAAGCCCCAGGCTCTGGTTGCGGTCACGCTCTCTGAAAGCCATGCCGGGTATGATATTGTAATGGGCCGGAATGCCCAGGTGTGGATGGGTGGTTTCCACCGCGTACATGGTCAGCGGGCGAATGCCTTCAAGGGCGGCGAGCAGCTCCTGCCTGATATCGCTGTTTTCCACTGTGGGCAGGCTTTCCAGGCTCACGGTGGGGCCGTCAAGCAGCCATGCGGCCTCTTCAAGGGTGTTGAACTTGGGCAGGCCGGATGCCTCGTAACAGGCATTGGTGCAAAAATCTCCAGCCAGCTGGGCAACTTCGGTTACCGCGCGGATGGCCGCCTTGGCTGGCGACGCTGCCGTACCCGCAGTAAACACGATTTCAGAACTTTTCCCGAGGGTGGCCGGATCCCACGCGATGGCAGCCACTGTGGGCAGGGGCATGCCGAGGGAAAAATCCTTGAGCACCAGATGGACGCCTTCTTTGGCAAAGGCTTCAGTCAACTGGCGAAGCACCGGATCCTGGCAGGTGGTGGGATCAATGGTGGGGGTGCCCGAACGATCACGGTCAACAAGGCAGCATACGTGGCGCTCAATAAGTTCGCTCAACCCCTGAAGAAGAGATTCTTCAGGGCTGTTACCCGCAGAAGTGCCGTTGAATTCGCCCAGCAGCTTGAACCAGTCCAGCGGCAGCCATGCCGTGGTTTCATCGGGCAGGCGCGTTGCCGGGTAAAAGCTCCAGCTTATAAGGTTAAGTACACGGCGGGCCTTGTTTTCATCAAGTTCTTCATTGACTGAGCGCAGCATTTCGGCAAGCGGAATCAGGGCGCTGCCGAAGCGCTCTTCGGCTTCGCTCCACGTGGCCCGTTCCATATGGGGCCGCTTCTGCCAAAAGCTGAAAAATGCGTAGCGCTCCATAAGCTCCATAAGGGCAGATGCTTCGGCCTGCTCAGGAGACGAGCCTTTGCCCATCTGCTTGCGCGTGGGCATGATGCGTCGGGCATCAGCCCCGCATATGCTGAGAAAAACGGGAATGCCCAACCGGTCCACGTCCACCCTTCTGGTGCTGGCAAGGATGTCCAGGTCGGCCACTGTCAGCCGCTGGCGCACACGGGCGATGGTTTGCGGCGGGCTCATGGTTTTGTCCAGATCACGGGTGTAGCCCTTGGGACAGGGGGCCAGCTGTATGCGGGGAAGATGCGTGTTCATGGGCGCTCCAGAATCAGAATACTGTATATGCGGCGTTGCTCTTCGCCATTGTCGTCGTTGGTTTTGACGCCAATGCGGCCTTCGGTAACCTTGAATGTTTTTGCCGCCAGCTTGGCAAAATGAGGCTTGGCGCGGGCCATGTCGGTGCAGAACAGGGCCTTGCCCCCGGGGGCCAGGTGACGGTCCACAAACTTCACCAGAGGCCTGTGCAGGGCGTCAAGGTAAAGAATTTCCGAGGCGGCCATAAGGTCGAACCCACCGGCAAAGCGCGGATCGCGCCCCGGAGTGGTCACATCAACGCGGGCAACCTCGATGATATCCTGAAGGTTGTTACGCAGGACGTTGGCTTTGGCAAAGCACAGGGCTTCGTCCACCACGTCGCTGACCACAACGCGGGTGAATCCGTAACGGGCGGCCACAAGACTGAGCACGCCACAGCCCGCGCCCAGTTCCAGCAGGCTTTTACCCTGTGGTTCATATTTGCGCAGCAGGCGGCCAAGCACAAATGAACCGGGCCAGACCTTGGCCCACAGGGGCAGGTCTTTGAGCGGATCACGGATGGCACGTTTCTGCAGCAGCCTGTCCAGATGCGACTGCATGTTGTTGATGGATAAAATGTGCAGGGGATTTTCATCAACCTGCAACGGCTCGAAATCCACATCAAAATCGGCGCGGATCACGGCGAGAATATTGTCGAGTTCTTCCGTGCTTGTTGGCATGTACTTTCCTTAAAAACGTGAATTAGAGCAGAGGAACATTAAAAATGCTTCTGCTCTGCGCGGAGGGTTGTAAAAAGTCGCGCCACGAAATGTTTGCAGGACGAACTTGCTTCGCCCGTTATGCAAGCATTTCAAAATGAAGATGCTCTGTTGGCGGAGTACAAATTATCTTTTTACTAAGAATCTTCGCGCATGGCAATGTGCAATCTGCTGTGGCAGCGCATGCCGGCAGCGAGTGCAATCCAGATAATCCTGAAAAGGGAGGCGGATGCGTAATTGGTGCTTG contains the following coding sequences:
- a CDS encoding FmdE family protein; translation: MDQSASDRLNRAVAFHGHLCPGLVIGLRAVEAVMGHPVLGQAGYGKLVCITENDACGVDAIQCLLGCSAGKGNLVARPRGKHAYSFFDRESGTALRLCLRASKNGQTGREEWQQTLMDMPLETMFSASAPAYEAPERPRIFTSVPCETCGEGVAEPMLRFEDGKKVCLDCLRHYARRW
- the upp gene encoding uracil phosphoribosyltransferase produces the protein MAVYVVDHPLVRHKIGILRMESTSTSEFRSVSNEVARLLIYEATKGFRTEKHTVQGWAGPVEIEAISGKKVTVVPILRAGLGLMDGVLDMIPGAKISVVGLYRNEETLEPVEYYVKLASDMDQRLAIILDPMLATGGSLIATIELLKRHGCRQICSLNLVCAPEGIAKVEAAHPDVDIYTAAIDDHLNEQGYIIPGLGDAGDRIFGTK
- a CDS encoding uracil-xanthine permease family protein, whose amino-acid sequence is MSLSGSRREFAPTDYNLRFRDCLIGAQMLFVAFGALVLVPILTGLDSNVALFTAGVGTLLFQICTRGKVPIFLASSFAFIAPIIYGVQTWGVAQTLGGLVCSGFVYFILSGLIRWRGIDVVLRVLPPVVTGPVIMVIGLILAPVAVNMALGKTGDGAVQLIPEEMALWVSMTSLLVTVLVSLLGRGFLRLMPILCGITAGFLVSLYLGLGDWTKVAATPWMSLPQFTFPEFAWEPILFIMPITLAPAIEHFGDVVAISSITGRDYLKDPGVHTTMFGDGVATMAAGFVGGPPCTTYAEVIGAVSLTRVFNPAIMTWAALCAILLSFVSKIGAFLSSIPVPVMGGIMILLFGAIMVVGLNTLVRAGKDLMEPRNMIIVALIIIFGVGGMQFSIGSFKLGGIGLAAVTGVALNLFLPRSRS
- a CDS encoding DUF362 domain-containing protein; translated protein: MPAKVYFTDTHSRSHEESKMVKVARLCDALNLKKIIKKNELTAVKLHFGEYGNDTHLNPTLVRQVVDKITAAGGKPFLTDTTTLYSGSRHNAVDHLQTAYLNGFAPSVVGAPVIIADGLFGGNDAPVRINCKHFKEVHIATEIRNAPAMVVLSHFKGHQMAGFGGAVKNLAMGGASVRGKREQHATHVSINKDDCIGCAKCVHSCPQQALSMRDHKSHVETARCIGCFECMTVCPAKAIVIDWATEMEPFMERMTEYAYGTVKGRSRRVCYINFVLNVTPDCDCVAWSDMPLVPDVGILASTDPVALDQACLDLVSSAPSLCGSAQEKNGEQDKFTARWPHTRGGVQLQYGEEIGLGSRAYELIKL
- a CDS encoding class I SAM-dependent methyltransferase; translation: MGTVDEKQQKQREYWNARSRTFPRFEEGDDNYEAGMLRHAAENGVDFNGKRILDVGCGSGMYTLRLARMAGSVTAVDVADEMLRLLREDAAAMGITNITTVCSGWDDFSSDDYFDIVFASMTPAIESDESREKLMQYATGQVVFMGFSDRMLSDVMQGLHEHYGITPKIFNNAQEMRAWLDDKGVPYTAIPVKGQWVVAKSREELVDSCVTTLRDYGAEPDPHLVEAHVEAFKDENGQYVERTDYVIEMIIWQKR
- a CDS encoding TonB-dependent receptor plug domain-containing protein, which produces MKLILCLCLLAVTAFPQAGHAAGSDNLMQDVFVLDPVKVTRRMEEDRLDRTTAIVVEKNRSNNVADYLVRDPEISFKRKAAMGDSSDIISIRGMESKRIMLNLDGRNISSTGMSGGNYIDFGTIPLDNIERIEVIKGGSSVEYGNNALGGVINAYTRRPTEQPYFSVYATMGGWKDFYDFHNVRGSYAQKFNAIGLSVGLSHQHADPFFRNNDYDSFHFNPKLYVDLPWRAELTLGYNYSQTRRGLIRTNRNDGNPTSDSNPDLPGFDSPIDSNYPTASGESFAGGSPTPSMTVIGDGAHWTKYRHLMDFTYRQEFLETAYFELSGFKNSENRREKNYADIDARMQIKKGPDGFDPSKTKNGDLVLDRNVIVDNTHGFKFKTGATIHGHELMTGVEYKRLTPGPITVEYVDKNYNKAGPNKWTGKMESSEAGAPATVVGAFLADKFSLTDSLHLDIGLRYDSFSYSPDGQDRNYFGSQLSPKAMITYEFTENQSASLALYQNYRTPTIPELYWNSQSSSRDNTVNVPYLVGKDIKPETARGIDAAYKYSFGGKGFLKLSGFYYNIQDYIVHKPVYVNRPQSYQAWAAYNIDAEIYGATLSGSYDVLDNVTVKAAVTRQDSKKSNDPADPGGVMEKLEYIPDWKGTLGTTWKINEQFTLDTVLTYVGERSYYVNTAQLRKGTLHDYATLGASLSYKVDEHLTLEAYADNITNTQYEEAWGYPALGFNAGVSIKWEL